The Neobacillus sp. OS1-2 genome includes a window with the following:
- the ppdK gene encoding pyruvate, phosphate dikinase, which translates to MDQFVYLFNEGNGNMRDLLGGKGANLAEMTQIGLPVPYGFTITTQACNAYYEASKTIPTIVEKQTLEALARLEEKMGKKLGDPQDPLLVSVRSGSVFSMPGMMDTILNLGMNDETVVGLAKLTDNARFSYDSYRRFIQMFSNVVLEIDTYYFEQFLEEVREQKGYSSDPEMTAEDWQGVIAGYKGIVKKHTRKDFPQDPKEQLFLAINAVFNSWNNQRAIVYRRLNKIPDHLGTAVNIQSMVFGNMGNDSGTGVAFTRNPSTGEHVLYGEYLINAQGEDVVAGIRTPQPIATLKDEMPRVYQQFSDTCKRLEQHYKEMQDIEFTVERGQLFILQTRNGKRTAAAAIRIAVDMVEEGIIDKKTALLRVDPDQLNQLLHRRIDDKFEKRVLAKGLPASPGAATGQVVFDADEAEALGNDGKKVILVRPETTPDDIHGIVAAQAILTSRGGMTSHAAVVARGMGKACICGCEALKIDLRAKQFTIGETLVNYGDIITIDGSTGEIMLGEIPMIDPELSDEFQLLLAWADHERKIGVRANADNPEDARKAFEFGAGGIGLCRTEHMFMDIKRIPTVQKMILAENYGERMAALDDLLPMQQGDFEGIFEAMQGFPVTIRLLDPPLHEFLPDKEDLLVEVTKLQITDPGSAELKKKEQLLKKVRQLDEYNPMLGHRGCRLGIIYPEIYEMQAKAIFYAAAALADKGMTVQPEIMIPLVGHVNELKQMRQLVIDAATLVQEETGKHFEYTIGTMIEIPRAAITADQIAEEADFFSFGTNDLTQTTFGYSRDDAEGKFLQAYIENKVLPENPFAVLDQNGVGKLIEMGVTHGRKTKPTLKTGICGEHGGEKSSIDFCYRTGLDYVSCSPYRVPLARLAAAQATIRHEQNKEEVYTTA; encoded by the coding sequence ATGGATCAATTTGTGTACTTATTTAATGAAGGAAATGGCAATATGAGAGACTTGCTAGGGGGAAAAGGAGCTAATCTTGCAGAAATGACGCAAATTGGCTTACCAGTACCATATGGTTTTACGATCACTACACAGGCATGTAATGCTTACTATGAAGCTAGTAAAACGATTCCAACAATAGTAGAAAAACAAACTTTAGAAGCTCTAGCACGATTAGAGGAAAAGATGGGTAAAAAACTGGGAGACCCTCAAGATCCATTACTCGTTTCGGTTCGTTCTGGTTCTGTGTTTTCCATGCCGGGGATGATGGATACAATTTTAAATCTAGGGATGAATGATGAAACCGTTGTGGGATTGGCAAAATTAACGGACAATGCTCGTTTTTCTTATGATTCCTACCGCCGTTTCATTCAAATGTTTAGTAATGTGGTACTTGAAATCGATACCTACTACTTTGAACAATTTTTAGAAGAGGTCCGCGAGCAGAAAGGTTATTCCTCCGACCCTGAAATGACGGCTGAAGATTGGCAGGGGGTTATTGCCGGCTATAAAGGAATTGTGAAAAAGCATACTAGAAAAGACTTCCCACAGGATCCAAAGGAACAGCTTTTCCTTGCGATTAATGCTGTATTTAATTCATGGAACAATCAGCGTGCGATTGTGTACCGCCGCTTAAATAAAATTCCAGATCACTTAGGAACTGCGGTTAATATTCAAAGTATGGTATTTGGTAACATGGGAAATGATTCCGGCACAGGTGTTGCCTTTACAAGAAATCCATCGACTGGTGAGCATGTTCTATACGGTGAATATTTAATTAATGCTCAAGGGGAAGACGTAGTAGCAGGTATTCGGACACCACAGCCTATTGCGACGTTAAAGGATGAAATGCCTAGGGTATATCAACAATTTTCCGATACATGCAAACGCCTTGAACAGCATTATAAAGAAATGCAGGACATTGAGTTTACCGTTGAACGCGGCCAGCTATTCATCCTGCAAACGCGGAATGGGAAACGGACGGCAGCTGCTGCGATTCGCATCGCTGTAGATATGGTTGAAGAAGGAATCATTGATAAAAAAACCGCCTTACTACGTGTTGACCCTGACCAATTAAATCAATTGCTGCACCGCCGCATTGATGACAAATTTGAAAAGAGAGTTTTAGCAAAAGGATTACCAGCTTCCCCAGGTGCCGCCACTGGACAGGTAGTGTTTGATGCGGATGAGGCCGAGGCTTTAGGAAATGACGGGAAAAAGGTCATTTTAGTCAGACCTGAGACCACACCTGACGATATTCATGGAATTGTTGCTGCTCAAGCGATTTTAACAAGCCGCGGCGGGATGACAAGCCATGCAGCAGTTGTTGCACGCGGCATGGGGAAAGCGTGTATTTGCGGATGTGAAGCATTGAAAATCGATTTGCGAGCAAAACAATTTACTATTGGTGAAACTCTAGTAAACTACGGAGATATTATTACGATTGATGGTTCTACGGGTGAAATTATGCTTGGTGAAATTCCAATGATTGATCCAGAACTTTCTGATGAATTTCAGTTGTTGCTTGCATGGGCAGACCATGAACGAAAAATTGGGGTCCGCGCTAATGCTGACAACCCGGAAGATGCACGGAAAGCTTTTGAGTTCGGGGCAGGTGGTATTGGCTTATGTCGGACTGAACATATGTTTATGGATATAAAGCGGATTCCAACAGTGCAAAAAATGATTCTTGCTGAAAATTACGGAGAAAGAATGGCAGCATTGGACGACTTATTACCAATGCAGCAGGGTGATTTTGAAGGGATATTCGAAGCGATGCAAGGGTTCCCTGTCACGATTCGTTTATTGGATCCCCCATTGCATGAGTTTTTACCAGACAAAGAGGATCTATTAGTAGAAGTAACAAAGCTTCAAATTACAGATCCGGGTTCTGCGGAATTAAAGAAAAAAGAGCAATTACTCAAAAAGGTTCGCCAATTAGATGAGTATAACCCAATGCTCGGCCACCGTGGCTGCCGGCTTGGAATCATTTATCCGGAAATTTACGAAATGCAAGCAAAAGCCATTTTTTATGCAGCGGCTGCACTGGCTGATAAGGGCATGACCGTTCAGCCTGAAATCATGATTCCATTGGTCGGCCATGTGAATGAGTTAAAGCAAATGCGCCAGCTGGTTATTGATGCTGCTACTCTTGTGCAGGAGGAAACAGGTAAGCATTTTGAGTACACGATTGGAACCATGATTGAAATTCCACGTGCTGCCATAACAGCTGACCAAATTGCCGAAGAAGCTGATTTCTTCTCATTTGGAACCAATGATTTAACGCAGACTACATTTGGTTACAGCCGTGATGATGCAGAAGGGAAATTCCTGCAGGCCTATATTGAAAATAAAGTGCTGCCGGAAAATCCATTTGCTGTACTTGATCAGAATGGTGTTGGGAAGCTTATTGAAATGGGTGTTACGCACGGCCGCAAGACGAAGCCAACATTAAAAACAGGTATTTGCGGTGAACACGGCGGTGAAAAGAGCTCGATTGATTTCTGCTACAGAACGGGGCTTGATTATGTCAGCTGCTCACCATATCGCGTGCCGCTTGCACGTTTGGCTGCTGCACAAGCAACGATTCGCCATGAGCAGAATAAGGAAGAAGTATACACAACAGCTTAA
- a CDS encoding pyruvate, water dikinase regulatory protein, with the protein MVQKEVVYVVSDSVGETAEFVVKAVATQFNGGHVEIRRNSYVDDFEDIEDVMILAKKDHSIIAYTIVVPTLKEYLDRRAREEGIMAVDLLSPLMNAFVTKFNKEPHHQPGLMRKLDEEYFRKIEAIEFAVKYDDGRDPRGILRADIVLIGVSRTSKTPLSMYLAHQRFKVANVPLVPEVQPPDELFQIPRKNCIGLIISPDKLNEIRKERLRALGLASQANYASFERILEELDHAEKIMKRVGCPVINVSNKAVEETAGLIIEVLKKERSF; encoded by the coding sequence TTGGTACAAAAAGAAGTGGTCTATGTGGTTTCAGACTCAGTAGGGGAAACGGCTGAGTTTGTGGTAAAAGCTGTTGCAACACAATTTAATGGTGGCCATGTTGAGATTCGCCGCAATTCTTATGTGGATGATTTTGAAGATATTGAAGATGTGATGATTTTAGCTAAAAAAGACCATTCGATTATCGCTTATACGATTGTTGTCCCGACATTGAAAGAGTATTTGGACCGGCGTGCAAGGGAGGAAGGCATCATGGCCGTAGATTTGCTTAGTCCATTGATGAATGCATTTGTCACTAAATTTAATAAAGAGCCGCACCATCAGCCAGGATTGATGAGAAAGCTCGATGAGGAATACTTCCGGAAAATTGAGGCTATTGAATTTGCGGTTAAATATGATGATGGCCGTGATCCTAGAGGTATTTTAAGAGCAGATATCGTGTTAATCGGTGTATCACGGACTTCGAAGACACCGCTGTCGATGTATTTGGCACACCAGCGTTTTAAAGTAGCCAATGTACCGTTAGTCCCGGAAGTGCAGCCGCCGGATGAATTATTTCAAATCCCACGGAAAAATTGCATTGGGTTAATTATTTCACCAGATAAGTTAAACGAAATTCGGAAAGAGCGTCTGAGGGCATTAGGGTTAGCTTCCCAGGCCAATTATGCAAGTTTTGAGAGGATTTTAGAAGAATTAGATCATGCTGAAAAAATCATGAAGCGCGTAGGCTGCCCTGTCATTAACGTATCAAATAAGGCTGTTGAAGAAACAGCAGGCTTAATTATTGAAGTGCTGAAAAAAGAGAGGAGCTTTTAA
- a CDS encoding helix-turn-helix transcriptional regulator, producing the protein MIKLTKRQDEILQIVKQNGPITGKDIAERLSLSRAALRPDLAILTMSGSLDARPRVGYFFNEKLPVKRQSEKFLHQTVNNYKALPIVVGKSTSVYDAIVQLFLEDVGTLYAVDSDGQLAGVISRKDLLRASLGNQNLNELPVSVIMTRMPNIITIQPEETLLEAAKKMIHNRIDSLPVVKEMDEQKNTYLLVGRITKTTITRAYLEIMEEKSD; encoded by the coding sequence ATGATTAAACTTACAAAACGACAGGATGAAATCCTGCAAATTGTTAAACAAAACGGACCGATTACGGGAAAGGATATCGCGGAGAGGCTTTCGTTATCGAGGGCTGCGTTAAGACCAGATCTTGCCATCTTAACGATGTCAGGCAGCTTAGATGCCAGACCTCGGGTAGGTTATTTCTTTAATGAAAAACTGCCAGTTAAAAGACAATCGGAAAAATTTCTTCATCAAACAGTAAATAATTATAAAGCACTCCCGATTGTCGTCGGAAAATCAACATCCGTTTATGATGCGATCGTCCAGTTATTTTTAGAGGATGTCGGAACGCTATACGCTGTCGATTCGGATGGACAATTAGCAGGTGTTATATCTAGGAAGGATTTGCTCAGAGCCTCACTAGGAAATCAAAATTTGAATGAATTGCCGGTAAGTGTGATCATGACGAGAATGCCTAATATCATTACCATTCAACCGGAAGAGACCTTGCTCGAAGCGGCGAAAAAGATGATTCACAATCGCATCGATTCCCTTCCGGTAGTAAAGGAAATGGACGAGCAAAAGAATACATATTTGCTAGTCGGACGAATTACGAAAACAACCATCACACGGGCCTATTTAGAAATTATGGAAGAAAAATCAGACTAA
- a CDS encoding IS1182 family transposase, with product MLTKNTQMNRDQLEMITLEQLVPVNHLVRKVEAAIDFSFIYPLVQEMYSAERGRPSIDPVVLIKMAFIQYMFGIRSMRKTIEEIETNLAYRWFLGYGFHDKVPHFSTFGKNYERRFKDTDLFEQIFYRILKQATENKLVSSEHVFIDSTHVKASANKRKFEKKVVRKETKAYQERLQEEINGDREEHGKKPFPPDKFEKEETKEIKESTTDPESGYYVKDERTKQFAYSFHTAADKNGFVLGTIVTPGNVHDSTMLEPLLEKVIENSGKPAAVAADAGYKTPAIAQYLIENEIRPALPYTRPRTKEGYLKKNDFVYDEHYDCYLCPGGQELKYSTTTKEGYRQYFSNPVQCKECPFLSQCTQSKNHQKLIQRHVWEEYLEEAEHLRHTDENKIIYARRKETIERVFADAKEKHGMRWTTLRGLKKLSMQAMLTFAAMNLKKMANWTWVNPKMA from the coding sequence ATGCTAACCAAAAATACTCAGATGAATCGGGATCAATTAGAAATGATAACTCTTGAACAGTTGGTGCCGGTGAACCACTTGGTCCGAAAAGTAGAGGCTGCCATAGATTTTTCATTTATCTATCCTCTTGTTCAAGAGATGTATTCTGCTGAACGAGGGCGTCCCAGTATCGATCCTGTTGTATTAATAAAGATGGCATTCATTCAATATATGTTCGGTATTCGCTCGATGCGAAAAACGATAGAAGAAATAGAAACGAATCTAGCTTATCGCTGGTTTCTTGGGTATGGATTCCATGATAAGGTACCGCATTTTTCCACCTTCGGTAAAAACTATGAACGACGCTTTAAGGATACAGACTTATTTGAACAGATTTTTTACAGAATCCTAAAGCAGGCAACCGAAAATAAATTGGTAAGTAGCGAACACGTTTTTATTGATTCTACCCATGTTAAGGCAAGTGCAAATAAGCGTAAATTTGAAAAAAAAGTAGTTCGTAAAGAAACGAAAGCATACCAAGAACGTCTCCAAGAAGAAATTAATGGAGATCGTGAAGAACATGGTAAAAAGCCTTTCCCACCTGACAAATTTGAAAAGGAAGAAACAAAGGAAATCAAAGAAAGTACCACGGATCCAGAAAGTGGATATTACGTAAAGGATGAGCGGACGAAGCAGTTTGCCTATTCTTTTCATACAGCTGCCGATAAAAATGGTTTTGTCTTAGGAACGATTGTTACCCCAGGTAATGTTCATGATAGTACAATGTTAGAGCCTCTTCTTGAAAAAGTCATTGAGAACTCAGGGAAACCTGCTGCTGTTGCTGCTGACGCTGGATACAAAACACCTGCTATTGCTCAATATTTAATTGAAAACGAGATTCGTCCCGCTTTACCTTATACTCGCCCTCGTACCAAAGAAGGTTATTTGAAAAAGAACGACTTTGTTTATGATGAGCACTATGATTGCTACCTTTGTCCGGGAGGACAAGAGTTAAAATATAGCACGACAACGAAGGAGGGATATCGGCAGTATTTTTCGAATCCAGTTCAGTGTAAAGAATGTCCATTTTTATCCCAATGCACACAAAGTAAAAACCATCAAAAACTAATTCAACGACATGTTTGGGAAGAATATCTTGAGGAAGCTGAACACCTTCGGCATACAGACGAAAATAAAATAATCTACGCACGACGCAAAGAAACAATTGAACGTGTATTTGCAGACGCGAAAGAGAAGCATGGGATGCGATGGACAACTTTAAGGGGACTTAAAAAATTGTCTATGCAGGCGATGCTTACTTTTGCTGCCATGAATTTAAAGAAGATGGCAAACTGGACTTGGGTGAATCCAAAAATGGCATAA
- a CDS encoding DUF6241 domain-containing protein produces the protein MKKVLIIVTAVIAILIGGTYLTFTIMGKLASTNSAHDVTGPSIVETMSPEKKAETESKEQTQFIGGIQYDTGLTAESSQDAVIDVMHKMTHQKVKAEDKWGAIPMSQDTISQVSEIVSTSTFERKGDLLKILDRWKNGDFSHADDDHNYFWSYQGGTIGKAYGTLNNDEENEFIKNNFK, from the coding sequence ATGAAAAAAGTCTTAATAATTGTTACGGCAGTAATTGCTATCTTAATTGGTGGAACGTATCTTACATTTACAATCATGGGGAAATTGGCAAGTACGAATTCAGCTCATGATGTTACTGGACCTTCAATTGTGGAAACAATGTCTCCAGAAAAAAAAGCTGAAACTGAAAGTAAAGAACAAACCCAATTCATTGGTGGTATTCAGTACGACACTGGACTTACTGCCGAATCCAGCCAAGATGCAGTTATTGACGTAATGCATAAAATGACTCATCAAAAGGTGAAAGCAGAAGATAAATGGGGTGCCATTCCTATGTCTCAAGATACAATATCACAGGTTTCTGAGATAGTGTCCACAAGTACTTTTGAACGGAAAGGAGATTTATTGAAGATTCTTGACAGGTGGAAAAATGGAGATTTTTCTCATGCTGATGATGACCACAACTATTTCTGGAGCTACCAAGGCGGAACAATAGGTAAAGCGTATGGAACACTTAACAATGACGAAGAAAATGAGTTCATCAAAAACAACTTTAAATAA
- the mutM gene encoding bifunctional DNA-formamidopyrimidine glycosylase/DNA-(apurinic or apyrimidinic site) lyase — translation MPELPEMETYRNLLNQKVAGQVITDVQINREKSINLKPELFRKTILHQKVITVNRRGKHLLFQLQNSHVLLLHLMLGGWMFYGTEAEKPKRTIQVRLSFGQQHLYFIGLRLGYLHLNSQNETEKKLSDLGPEPLEMTFTLSEFLKRMSAKHGKLKTTMLNQEFIAGIGNCYSAEICYHAGILPTNDIDDISESERSQLFHSIRVVLHDAIKNGGYMDQPLYKEDTLTGGYNNLCKVYDREGENCYRCGTIIVMKMISSRKTFYCPNCQK, via the coding sequence ATGCCTGAGCTTCCGGAAATGGAAACCTACAGAAACTTATTAAATCAAAAAGTGGCTGGTCAAGTAATTACAGATGTTCAAATAAATCGTGAAAAATCAATTAATCTAAAACCAGAGCTTTTCAGGAAAACCATCCTGCACCAGAAAGTGATCACCGTAAATAGAAGGGGAAAGCATTTGCTGTTTCAGCTCCAAAACAGCCATGTCCTTTTATTACATTTAATGTTGGGCGGGTGGATGTTTTACGGTACAGAAGCGGAAAAACCAAAAAGAACCATTCAAGTGCGTCTTTCGTTTGGGCAGCAGCATCTATATTTTATTGGATTGCGTCTAGGATATTTACATCTAAATAGTCAAAACGAAACGGAGAAGAAACTTTCTGACTTAGGTCCGGAGCCGCTAGAGATGACATTTACCTTAAGCGAATTTTTAAAACGAATGTCGGCTAAACATGGTAAATTAAAAACCACAATGCTCAATCAAGAGTTTATCGCTGGGATAGGAAATTGTTATTCTGCTGAAATATGTTATCATGCTGGCATTTTACCCACGAATGATATAGATGATATAAGTGAAAGTGAGAGAAGCCAACTATTTCATTCCATTAGAGTTGTCCTTCACGATGCCATCAAGAATGGCGGCTATATGGATCAACCACTTTATAAGGAAGATACTCTTACTGGGGGATACAATAACTTATGTAAAGTATATGATCGTGAGGGTGAAAACTGTTATCGATGCGGTACCATTATCGTGATGAAAATGATTTCTTCCAGAAAAACATTTTATTGTCCTAATTGCCAAAAATAA
- a CDS encoding NUDIX domain-containing protein codes for MFYIRETFQILPEKVSEFNEFFHNYVLPNQLKNGAKLVGRWITEPKDEIVAIWEFPSYEEYEKIEERVLRDEMYKHAQTQLQKRGKLLIDHSKDFLNPTGAYSSPKQTVTVSGYITNEHNEALLVKTFWRADTWELPGGRVEEGETLDVALCREIMEETGITVQLQGVTGVYSNESTVAIVFLGKSIGGEPKMSKETKDVRFIHINPANVKQYIKRGKFIPRVLDAMNGKCLPYEAFKVRPYELLKRIDGNVDKV; via the coding sequence ATGTTTTATATTCGAGAAACGTTTCAAATTCTTCCTGAAAAGGTCAGTGAGTTTAATGAGTTTTTTCATAATTATGTGTTGCCCAACCAATTGAAAAATGGTGCAAAATTAGTAGGCCGTTGGATAACAGAGCCAAAGGATGAAATTGTTGCTATTTGGGAATTTCCAAGCTATGAAGAATACGAGAAAATTGAGGAAAGAGTATTAAGGGATGAAATGTATAAGCATGCACAAACCCAACTTCAGAAACGTGGTAAGTTATTGATTGATCACAGCAAAGATTTTTTAAACCCAACAGGTGCATACAGTTCCCCGAAACAAACTGTAACAGTTAGTGGCTATATCACAAATGAACATAATGAGGCATTGCTGGTTAAAACATTTTGGCGAGCAGATACGTGGGAGCTTCCCGGAGGCCGGGTAGAAGAGGGGGAAACCCTTGATGTGGCACTCTGCCGCGAGATAATGGAGGAAACGGGAATAACTGTTCAATTACAAGGTGTGACCGGAGTATATTCTAATGAAAGCACTGTTGCCATTGTCTTTTTAGGAAAAAGTATTGGCGGAGAGCCAAAAATGTCGAAGGAAACAAAAGATGTCCGTTTTATTCACATCAATCCTGCAAACGTAAAACAATATATTAAGCGGGGAAAGTTCATTCCAAGAGTATTGGATGCGATGAATGGAAAGTGTTTACCGTATGAAGCATTTAAAGTCCGTCCATATGAACTGCTGAAGAGAATAGATGGGAACGTAGATAAGGTATAA
- a CDS encoding D-cysteine desulfhydrase family protein — protein sequence MDRLHIANLPTPIQKLDRLGEELGVNLYLKRDDFTGTEVSGNKVRKLEFSVADALQQGCDTLVTAGGIQSNHCRATAAVAAKYGLGCDLIIRGEIPNHFEGNLFMNQALGARVHLISPEESREEKMDEIVENLKSQGHKPYLIPVGASNAVGSLGYAAAIEEITQQENNLGIQFDTVVIAVGSGGTYAGLWYANQKQGARRKIQGFAVDNNTEIFVETITEILKEMYLNDDLESPEEYKDILINDQYIGTGYAKSIPEELAFIMKTSREHGFLLDPVYTGKAFYGLVSEIQKDQFKDAKNILFIHTGGLQGWTQDQREMALKSI from the coding sequence ATGGACAGACTTCATATCGCTAATTTGCCTACTCCGATTCAAAAGTTAGATCGTCTCGGAGAAGAACTAGGAGTAAATCTATATTTGAAACGCGATGATTTTACAGGGACGGAAGTAAGCGGAAATAAAGTAAGAAAACTTGAATTTTCTGTTGCGGATGCACTGCAACAAGGTTGTGATACTCTCGTTACTGCTGGAGGCATTCAATCTAACCATTGTAGGGCGACGGCTGCTGTCGCGGCAAAATATGGATTAGGCTGTGATCTTATTATCAGAGGAGAGATTCCAAATCATTTTGAGGGAAATCTTTTTATGAATCAAGCGCTTGGTGCCCGTGTTCACTTAATTTCACCGGAAGAATCCAGAGAAGAGAAAATGGATGAAATTGTTGAAAACTTAAAATCTCAAGGACATAAACCTTATTTAATTCCAGTTGGCGCATCAAATGCCGTAGGGTCTTTAGGTTATGCTGCGGCTATTGAAGAGATTACCCAACAGGAGAATAATCTAGGGATCCAATTTGATACGGTTGTCATTGCTGTTGGCTCAGGGGGAACCTATGCCGGGCTTTGGTATGCTAACCAGAAGCAGGGAGCAAGACGAAAAATTCAAGGATTCGCGGTTGATAACAACACAGAAATCTTTGTGGAAACCATTACTGAAATACTGAAGGAAATGTACCTGAATGATGATTTGGAATCACCTGAAGAGTATAAAGATATTTTAATTAATGACCAATATATCGGCACCGGTTATGCAAAAAGCATACCAGAAGAGCTGGCTTTCATCATGAAAACCAGCCGAGAACACGGGTTTCTGTTAGATCCTGTTTATACGGGTAAAGCGTTTTACGGTCTGGTTTCGGAAATACAAAAAGATCAATTTAAAGATGCAAAAAACATCCTCTTCATCCATACTGGCGGTCTTCAAGGATGGACACAGGATCAAAGAGAAATGGCGCTGAAATCAATTTAA
- a CDS encoding carboxylesterase/lipase family protein, with the protein MSKTIVESIYGKLQGKQIDGVFAWKGIPFAKPPIGTLRFRAPEVPDSWEGVRDATSFSAVAPQPESEIMEFFGSDNSNMNEDCLYLNVWSPGADEKKRPVMVWIHGGAFVSGSGSSSWYDGASFAAQGDVVVVTINYRLGILGFLHLAEIGNEDYATSGNCGILDQVAALQWVQENISAFGGDPNNVTVFGESAGAMSIGVLLGFPSAQGLFHKAILQSGAAANVHSSARATKVAGHLLAALQVDSTNLSKLEEMPVDQLIHASGIVPPMSLGPVIDGIALPKNPEVAISEGSAMDVPILIGTNKDEYNIFSVFDPEWKNADEAKVHSLFEKTFGHLLPVISKQFSNSGPLNQELFNKLLTASVFTNPAQKLSEIQISKGAPVWMYRFDWETPVFNGTLKATHALEIPFVWNTLNKPNTENFTGDSPERQLVANQMHQVWINFARTGDPNTENLPEWPRYDINNRSTMIFNTESAVENDPNKEERIGWEQVTMLLKS; encoded by the coding sequence ATGTCCAAAACGATTGTTGAAAGCATTTACGGTAAGCTGCAAGGGAAACAGATTGATGGTGTATTTGCGTGGAAAGGGATACCATTTGCAAAGCCACCAATTGGAACTCTTCGCTTTCGTGCTCCAGAAGTGCCGGATTCTTGGGAAGGTGTTCGAGATGCAACCTCATTTTCAGCTGTTGCCCCACAACCAGAAAGTGAAATAATGGAGTTTTTTGGAAGTGATAACTCAAATATGAATGAGGATTGTTTATACTTAAATGTATGGTCTCCAGGCGCTGATGAAAAGAAACGGCCAGTAATGGTTTGGATTCACGGTGGGGCGTTTGTTTCAGGATCTGGATCCAGTAGTTGGTATGACGGTGCTTCGTTTGCTGCTCAAGGTGATGTCGTTGTTGTTACGATCAATTACCGACTAGGGATATTGGGCTTCCTTCACCTTGCAGAAATTGGAAATGAAGACTATGCGACTAGCGGAAATTGTGGCATTCTTGATCAGGTTGCGGCTTTACAATGGGTACAAGAGAATATTTCGGCTTTTGGGGGAGACCCGAACAATGTAACGGTATTTGGGGAATCCGCAGGTGCCATGAGCATCGGGGTATTACTAGGTTTTCCTTCAGCACAAGGTCTTTTCCATAAAGCAATTCTCCAAAGCGGTGCTGCTGCAAATGTCCATTCTTCGGCAAGAGCCACAAAAGTGGCGGGTCATCTATTAGCGGCATTACAAGTTGATTCTACGAATCTGTCTAAATTAGAAGAAATGCCGGTTGATCAGTTAATTCACGCTTCTGGCATAGTACCTCCCATGAGTTTAGGACCAGTTATTGATGGGATCGCACTTCCCAAAAATCCAGAAGTGGCGATTTCAGAAGGTTCAGCAATGGATGTACCTATTCTAATTGGTACGAACAAAGATGAATACAATATTTTCAGTGTATTTGATCCAGAGTGGAAGAACGCAGATGAAGCAAAGGTTCATTCTCTTTTTGAAAAAACATTTGGACACTTACTGCCTGTGATTTCAAAACAATTCTCAAATAGTGGTCCACTAAACCAAGAACTTTTTAATAAACTACTAACTGCTAGTGTCTTTACAAATCCTGCACAAAAATTATCAGAGATCCAGATAAGCAAGGGTGCTCCCGTTTGGATGTACCGATTTGATTGGGAAACACCCGTATTTAATGGTACACTGAAAGCTACACACGCGTTAGAAATTCCATTTGTATGGAACACATTGAATAAGCCAAATACTGAAAACTTCACGGGGGATTCCCCGGAAAGGCAACTTGTCGCCAATCAAATGCATCAGGTATGGATTAACTTTGCACGGACTGGCGATCCAAACACAGAGAACCTTCCTGAATGGCCAAGGTATGACATTAATAATCGATCAACCATGATATTTAATACTGAGAGTGCCGTAGAAAATGACCCAAATAAGGAAGAGCGGATAGGTTGGGAACAAGTAACTATGCTATTGAAATCCTAA
- a CDS encoding hemerythrin domain-containing protein, protein MEDSKVTFSPALQQLRREHVFLRADMDIFYEITEEIEFESGPAVVQQFAKLYEQISSFNEKLKAHSKREEEGLFPMMARRLGENDRTIEAMEYEHEKAEQHLRDFLTEAEKAGLNINENDAQMITVYAVQAHATLIQHFAKEEKALFPLAENILSNDEKKELERLLLVIS, encoded by the coding sequence GTGGAGGATTCGAAGGTTACATTTAGCCCCGCATTGCAGCAACTAAGGCGCGAACATGTGTTTCTCCGGGCAGATATGGATATTTTCTATGAGATCACGGAAGAGATAGAATTCGAGTCGGGTCCAGCTGTGGTTCAGCAGTTTGCGAAATTGTACGAGCAGATTTCGTCTTTCAATGAGAAGCTTAAGGCACATTCCAAACGAGAGGAAGAAGGATTGTTCCCTATGATGGCCCGCCGCCTCGGCGAAAATGACAGAACCATCGAGGCTATGGAATATGAACATGAAAAGGCGGAGCAGCATCTACGTGATTTTCTCACCGAAGCAGAAAAGGCGGGTTTAAACATCAATGAAAACGACGCGCAAATGATTACTGTATACGCCGTTCAGGCTCATGCTACCTTAATACAACACTTTGCCAAGGAAGAAAAAGCGCTATTTCCATTGGCTGAGAATATACTGTCGAATGACGAGAAGAAGGAACTTGAACGACTGCTTCTAGTAATATCATAG